A single region of the Oncorhynchus keta strain PuntledgeMale-10-30-2019 chromosome 4, Oket_V2, whole genome shotgun sequence genome encodes:
- the LOC118380373 gene encoding ubiquitin-conjugating enzyme E2 A isoform X1 has protein sequence MSTPARRRLMRDFKRLQEDPPAGVSGAPSENNIMVWNAVIFGPEGTPFEDGTFKLTIEFTEEYPNKPPTVRFVSKMFHPNVYADGSICLDILQNRWSPTYDVSSILTSIQSLLDEPNPNSPANSQAAQLYQENKREYEKRVSAIVEQSWRDC, from the exons ATGTCAACTCCAGCAAGACGACGTTTAATGAGAGATTTTAAGCG GCTTCAAGAGGACCCTCCTGCAGGAGTTAGTGGAGCCCCGTCGGAAAACAATATCATGGTATGGAATGCCGTAATTTTTGG CCCAGAGGGAACACCTTTTGAAGATG GAACTTTCAAACTCACAATAGAATTCACAGAGGAATACCCTAATAAGCCTCCAACTGTGCGTTTTGTCTCCAAAATGTTTCATCCAAACG TCTACGCAGATGGTAGTATATGCTTGGACATTCTTCAGAACCGCTGGAGTCCAACTTATGATGTTTCTTCAATTCTAACTTCAATACAG TCTTTACTGGATGAGCCGAATCCCAACAGCCCAGCCAACAGCCAGGCGGCTCAGCTATATCAGGAGAACAAGCGGGAGTACGAGAAGCGAGTGTCTGCCATCGTGGAACAGAGTTGGCGTGATTGTTGA
- the LOC118380373 gene encoding ubiquitin-conjugating enzyme E2 A isoform X2 produces the protein MCFKRTLLQELVEPRRKTISCPEGTPFEDGTFKLTIEFTEEYPNKPPTVRFVSKMFHPNVYADGSICLDILQNRWSPTYDVSSILTSIQSLLDEPNPNSPANSQAAQLYQENKREYEKRVSAIVEQSWRDC, from the exons ATGT GCTTCAAGAGGACCCTCCTGCAGGAGTTAGTGGAGCCCCGTCGGAAAACAATATCATG CCCAGAGGGAACACCTTTTGAAGATG GAACTTTCAAACTCACAATAGAATTCACAGAGGAATACCCTAATAAGCCTCCAACTGTGCGTTTTGTCTCCAAAATGTTTCATCCAAACG TCTACGCAGATGGTAGTATATGCTTGGACATTCTTCAGAACCGCTGGAGTCCAACTTATGATGTTTCTTCAATTCTAACTTCAATACAG TCTTTACTGGATGAGCCGAATCCCAACAGCCCAGCCAACAGCCAGGCGGCTCAGCTATATCAGGAGAACAAGCGGGAGTACGAGAAGCGAGTGTCTGCCATCGTGGAACAGAGTTGGCGTGATTGTTGA
- the LOC118380373 gene encoding ubiquitin-conjugating enzyme E2 A isoform X3 encodes MVWNAVIFGPEGTPFEDGTFKLTIEFTEEYPNKPPTVRFVSKMFHPNVYADGSICLDILQNRWSPTYDVSSILTSIQSLLDEPNPNSPANSQAAQLYQENKREYEKRVSAIVEQSWRDC; translated from the exons ATGGTATGGAATGCCGTAATTTTTGG CCCAGAGGGAACACCTTTTGAAGATG GAACTTTCAAACTCACAATAGAATTCACAGAGGAATACCCTAATAAGCCTCCAACTGTGCGTTTTGTCTCCAAAATGTTTCATCCAAACG TCTACGCAGATGGTAGTATATGCTTGGACATTCTTCAGAACCGCTGGAGTCCAACTTATGATGTTTCTTCAATTCTAACTTCAATACAG TCTTTACTGGATGAGCCGAATCCCAACAGCCCAGCCAACAGCCAGGCGGCTCAGCTATATCAGGAGAACAAGCGGGAGTACGAGAAGCGAGTGTCTGCCATCGTGGAACAGAGTTGGCGTGATTGTTGA
- the LOC118380333 gene encoding NF-kappa-B-repressing factor-like, which translates to MAERIDIGEMPSFDLVPSAEAKKRPNSSDGREEPMRKMPVSKFGSRPRFEPVHFVSGGSSGRSGNDEKENDKERRRSEVNSVRQWDSDSDRPSYGSNRAPDSSAARPAFDRVSSYASSDSWRDRERDRDIPSGSTSGLGHGSQGSASNYMTKMQQDYSARYEFHSTRHPDTYAQAPRFDGYGGGSRSGGWGDSGRQGLGFRQQDRPTSSRPFSRVYSSPGRSSPSSVSGSSSQPIPISQAVLDEKQRLINSVASAIAVTLRDPAFMCGAESPNYNFMLSRSIQACKTNPEYVYVNLKDIPPADLPKNRKVPTDGYACELRCQCVYLATGYSGSKNGARDRASEQAMKLFFKLVEVRVVQRKFKHSLVNDIVVCQTHCPTPAFLPALRNPEDKPTPSSKGQYEPDKRKHWTDFVVVDNAHDAICILNNSAAFNRMKIDYKFDVVPNSSAWQCSVYLQDALVAQARGSKKTSKHTAAEEAVRKLRMNQAARQQQQQQQPQQFSRGNHHSDPSGGRFGNQGGRKKHLSELVILENSDNAICIINDTAQFNKVSADYKFTVLPDHRWRCEVFLEGQYVAAGIGPKKTVKHIAAEEALATLRQTQAVVKSNLRKEGNADALSRHQILTRSGEESSRQEIKEDNIGNQLLRKMGWKGGGLGREGEGISEPIKVKEQFSREGLGMDMDKSGNQLTKRNIEDIIRNYASSDRQDDLRFSTELNNDERKQIHQISQKYGLRSKSYGQGRLRFLIVSRKVHKDQLIGQLLQEGQVGRYELVKPQASH; encoded by the exons ATGGCTGAAAGGATTGACATTGGCGAAATGCCCTCCTTTGACCTGGTTCCAAGTGCTGAAGCAAAGAAGCGACCCAATTCATCAGATGGCA GAGAAGAGCCAATGAGGAAAATGCCGGTGTCCAAATTTGGTTCCAGACCACGATTTGAGCCTGTGCACTTTGTTAGTGGTGGCAGCAGTGGCAGGTCTGGCAATGATGAGAAGGAGAATGACAAGGAGCGCCGTAGGAGTGAGGTGAACAGTGTGAGACAGTGGGACTCAGACTCTGACCGTCCCTCTTATGGCAGCAACCGAGCTCCAGACTCCTCTGCAGCTAGGCCTGCGTTCGACAGAGTTTCATCATACGCTTCTTCTGACTCTTGgcgggatagagaaagagatagagacataccctCAGGTAGTACAAGTGGTTTAGGTCATGGAAGCCAAGGATCCGCCTCAAATTATATGACTAAAATGCAGCAGGACTACTCGGCCAGATACGAGTTCCACAGCACTAGGCATCCGGACACATACGCTCAGGCCCCTAGATTTGATGGATATGGAGGGGGCAGTCGATCAGGGGGCTGGGGGGATTCAGGACGCCAAGGCCTTGGCTTCAGGCAGCAGGACAGACCCACATCCAGCAGACCATTCAGCAGAGTCTACAGCAGCCCAGGGAGGAGCAGCCCCTCATCTGTCTCTGGGTCGTCTTCACAACCCATCCCCATATCTCAAGCCGTGCTGGATGAAAAGCAAAGGCTGATCAATAGTGTGGCATCCGCCATAGCTGTCACTTTAAGAGACCCTGCGTTCATGTGTGGAGCTGAATCTCCTAACTACAATTTCATGCTGAGCCGTAGCATCCAGGCCTGTAAAACAAATCCGGAGTATGTCTATGTCAACCTCAAGGATATCCCTCCAGCAGACCTACCCAAGAACAGGAAAGTACCGACTGATGGCTATGCCTGTGAGCTGAGATGCCAGTGTGTTTACCTTGCTACTGGCTACTCTGGCAGCAAAAACGGGGCCAGGGACCGTGCTTCTGAGCAGGCTATGAAGCTTTTCTTTAAACTGGTGGAGGTCCGTGTAGTGCAGCGCAAATTCAAACACTCCTTGGTCAATGATATTGTGGTCTGCCAAACGCACTGCCCTACCCCTGCTTTTCTACCGGCACTGCGTAACCCAGAGGACAAGCCTACGCCTAGCTCCAAGGGTCAATACGAGCCTGACAAACGCAAGCACTGGACAGATTTTGTCGTCGTTGACAACGCTCATGATGCCATCTGCATTCTTAACAACTCTGCCGCCTTCAACCGCATGAAGATTGACTACAAGTTCGACGTGGTCCCCAACAGCAGTGCATGGCAATGTAGCGTGTACTTGCAGGATGCACTGGTGGCACAGGCCAGGGGAAGTAAGAAGACGTCTAAACATACAGCAGCAGAAGAGGCAGTGAGGAAACTACGCATGAACCAGGCAGCCcggcagcagcaacaacaacaacaaccacagcagttCTCTCGAGGGAACCATCACTCTGACCCGTCGGGTGGTCGTTTCGGTAACCAGGGTGGTAGGAAGAAACACTTGAGCGAACTGGTCATCCTGGAGAACTCGGACAATGCCATCTGCATCATCAATGACACTGCCCAGTTCAACAAGGTATCTGCCGATTACAAGTTCACAGTGCTACCAGACCACCGCTGGAGGTGTGAGGTGTTCCTGGAGGGTCAATACGTAGCAGCAGGCATCGGACCCAAGAAAACGGTGAAGCACATTGCAGCAGAGGAGGCCCTGGCCACACTCCGGCAAACACAGGCTGTGGTGAAATCCAACCTCAGGAAGGAGGGTAATGCTGACGCCCTCTCTCGCCACCAGATTCTGACTCGCTCTGGTGAAGAGTCCTCGAGACAGGAGATCAAGGAGGACAATATCGGGAATCAGCTACTCCGCAAGATGGGCTGGAAAGGTGGCGGATTGGGCCGGGAAGGGGAGGGCATCTCTGAACCCATCAAGGTCAAAGAGCAATTCTCCAGAGAGGGACTGGGTATGGACATGGACAAGTCTGGGAATCAGCTCACCAAACGGAACATCGAGGACATCATCCGTAACTATGCCAGTTCAGACCGCCAGGATGACCTGCGCTTCTCCACTGAGCTCAACAATGATGAACGCAAGCAGATCCACCAGATATCCCAGAAGTATGGCCTGCGCAGTAAGTCATACGGACAGGGCAGGCTGCGCTTCCTCATCGTCAGCCGCAAAGTGCACAAAGACCAGCTCATTGGCCAGCTCCTGCAGGAAGGGCAGGTGGGACGCTACGAGCTGGTGAAACCTCAGGCCTCACACTGA